The Xanthobacter flavus genome includes a window with the following:
- a CDS encoding DUF7146 domain-containing protein produces the protein MTDVTHDLARQLGRQAEAVCRHYLSAGRRQGHYWQVGDVRNSPGRSMFVRLTDTAKGPAGKWTDAATGEHGDLLDVIRESRGLLNFTDVVAEAQAFLRLPPISPDAEAPHGGKQCSSRDPVISARRLFAAAEPISGTIVEAYLRTRGISALHETGSLRFHPRCFYRPAAHGPIQPLPAMIAAVTDLRGRIMGIHRTWLAPDGSDKAAIATPRRAIGHLLEHAVRFGRVDDVMAAGEGIETILSLRGVLPSLPTAAALSAAHLSAIAFPPGLRRLYIARDTDPAGNRARDSLIARANSTGIEAIVLSPTLGDFNEDLRAFGVDALRAQLRCQLAPEDVARLSVTSP, from the coding sequence ATGACGGATGTGACCCATGATCTGGCCCGGCAGTTGGGGCGGCAGGCGGAGGCAGTCTGCCGCCATTATCTCTCCGCGGGCCGACGGCAGGGGCACTATTGGCAGGTCGGCGATGTTCGCAACTCTCCCGGCCGCTCCATGTTCGTGCGGCTGACGGACACCGCGAAGGGCCCAGCCGGAAAATGGACCGACGCTGCCACGGGCGAGCACGGCGACCTCCTCGACGTGATCCGCGAAAGCCGGGGCCTGCTCAACTTCACCGATGTGGTCGCAGAGGCTCAAGCATTTCTGCGCCTTCCACCAATCTCACCAGACGCGGAAGCTCCTCATGGCGGAAAGCAATGTTCCTCACGTGATCCGGTCATCTCGGCACGACGGCTGTTCGCCGCTGCAGAGCCGATTTCGGGCACAATCGTAGAGGCGTATCTGCGGACCCGCGGCATCTCGGCTTTGCACGAAACCGGAAGCTTGCGCTTTCATCCTCGCTGCTTCTATCGCCCGGCTGCGCACGGGCCCATTCAACCCCTGCCGGCCATGATCGCTGCCGTCACCGACCTCAGGGGACGGATCATGGGCATCCACCGGACGTGGCTCGCTCCGGACGGATCGGACAAGGCGGCAATCGCCACGCCCCGGCGGGCCATAGGTCACCTGCTGGAGCATGCCGTTCGCTTCGGCCGAGTTGATGACGTGATGGCTGCCGGAGAGGGCATCGAGACGATCCTTTCCCTCCGCGGCGTGTTGCCAAGCCTCCCGACGGCAGCGGCGCTCTCGGCCGCCCACCTTTCCGCCATCGCCTTTCCACCCGGGCTACGGCGGCTCTACATCGCCCGCGACACCGATCCGGCCGGCAACAGGGCACGGGACAGCCTCATTGCACGAGCGAACTCCACCGGGATCGAGGCCATCGTGCTCTCGCCGACGCTTGGCGACTTCAACGAAGATCTGCGCGCCTTTGGCGTTGACGCCTTGCGGGCGCAACTCCGATGTCAGCTTGCTCCCGAGGACGTCGCCCGCTTGTCCGTGACGAGCCCATGA
- a CDS encoding ATP-binding protein, whose protein sequence is MDNPRLVGHIVAVQGFRVKVELLPETRSALRATLDGVQVAIAINAYLTFSLGAGETVIGIITDLEARESFDPASGDDLSLELMKSRRIASVQLLGTIENIDDDASFSPGISVLPTLDTPAEIGSPAVLRAVFELPPRRNRPEGYDDKDFDYDLKIGFPTGQTRNVVRASYNDLFSRPLAIVGNTGSGKSFSVSSLIQKAMKALDGAAEEPHVFILDINGEYEKAFPTGKTVTRLPDRIYLNGEEFGLPLWFLNAEEICAWLSAAEQTQEPVLKDWWAIAKGGNADEVSNLNTFQSALSSIEKLLSDLQKIQRKSAGSYCDLIVGYLANSDIDTASFETLFASHKAITGFNQEVLANAAQIEAEARKLQDEIRAKIIGGSHVAETAVRTADSPLRISRSTLTDPSLINRAVSKEDTIRVDAHLTTLKLRLKTRLDDKRWHSFLNYENAETSIPDLASWFSRFGLGNAGGPKVSVLDLSMLGNEILPYACAVIGRVLLEARERLPAASRYKHPWVLVLEEAHNYARPARSDEDRGHRLARLAYERIAKEGRKFGLSLIIASQRPSEISQTIISQCANFISHRLQNPDDIDHFRRIIPMQARRLLDQVTILSSGEAIVFGSAFHIPARVQFDRPEPGPYSQTAAPYHEWSKERAPFPLRQIIDAWGA, encoded by the coding sequence ATGGATAATCCTAGACTTGTCGGCCACATCGTCGCTGTTCAGGGGTTTCGGGTGAAAGTCGAGCTTTTGCCCGAAACCCGCTCGGCGCTTCGCGCGACCCTTGACGGCGTCCAGGTCGCGATCGCCATCAACGCCTACCTGACATTTTCATTGGGGGCGGGCGAAACCGTCATCGGCATCATTACCGACCTCGAGGCGCGCGAGAGCTTCGACCCTGCAAGTGGCGACGACCTCAGCCTTGAGTTGATGAAGTCTCGCCGGATCGCCAGCGTGCAGTTGCTGGGCACGATCGAGAACATTGATGACGACGCCTCCTTCAGCCCGGGCATATCCGTTCTGCCAACCCTCGATACCCCTGCTGAGATCGGATCGCCGGCCGTGCTGCGCGCTGTGTTCGAGCTTCCGCCGCGGCGCAATAGGCCAGAAGGCTATGATGACAAGGACTTCGACTACGACCTGAAAATCGGGTTTCCAACGGGCCAGACGCGCAATGTCGTGCGCGCCTCCTACAACGATCTGTTTTCGCGCCCTCTGGCGATCGTCGGCAACACCGGCTCGGGCAAGTCCTTTTCCGTTTCCAGCCTGATCCAGAAGGCGATGAAGGCGCTCGATGGTGCCGCCGAGGAGCCGCATGTCTTTATCCTCGACATTAATGGCGAGTATGAAAAGGCATTCCCAACAGGCAAGACCGTCACACGATTGCCCGATCGCATCTACCTCAACGGTGAAGAATTCGGCCTTCCACTCTGGTTTCTCAATGCTGAAGAGATCTGCGCTTGGTTGAGCGCTGCCGAACAAACGCAGGAGCCGGTCCTGAAGGATTGGTGGGCGATCGCGAAGGGCGGGAATGCTGATGAGGTTTCGAATCTTAATACATTCCAGAGTGCTTTAAGCTCAATCGAAAAGCTGCTTTCCGATCTCCAAAAGATACAACGGAAGTCGGCTGGTTCATATTGCGATCTGATTGTAGGCTATCTGGCGAATTCCGACATCGATACAGCCTCATTTGAAACTCTGTTCGCATCGCACAAAGCGATCACCGGTTTCAATCAAGAGGTCCTCGCGAATGCTGCTCAGATCGAAGCCGAGGCTCGAAAGCTCCAGGATGAAATCCGCGCAAAGATCATCGGCGGCAGCCATGTCGCCGAGACTGCCGTTCGGACAGCCGATTCACCGTTGCGCATCTCCCGTTCGACGTTGACAGATCCATCCCTGATCAATCGAGCGGTGTCCAAGGAAGATACCATAAGGGTCGATGCACACCTCACGACGTTGAAACTGAGGTTGAAGACGCGCCTCGACGATAAACGCTGGCATTCGTTTCTCAATTATGAGAACGCCGAAACTAGCATCCCGGATCTGGCATCGTGGTTTTCCCGTTTTGGTCTCGGAAATGCGGGCGGGCCTAAGGTGTCGGTGCTCGACTTATCCATGTTGGGAAACGAGATTCTCCCTTATGCTTGCGCCGTCATCGGGCGCGTACTCCTCGAGGCAAGGGAGCGATTGCCGGCGGCATCACGCTATAAGCATCCTTGGGTGCTCGTCCTGGAGGAGGCGCACAACTACGCGCGGCCGGCGCGATCGGACGAAGACCGCGGCCATCGCCTCGCACGTCTCGCCTATGAGCGTATCGCCAAGGAGGGACGGAAGTTTGGCCTCTCACTGATCATCGCCAGCCAGCGACCGAGCGAGATCAGCCAGACAATTATCAGCCAGTGTGCCAACTTCATCAGCCATCGTCTGCAGAACCCGGACGACATCGACCATTTCCGACGCATCATCCCGATGCAGGCGCGGCGTTTGCTCGATCAGGTGACGATTTTGTCGTCGGGCGAGGCGATCGTTTTCGGAAGCGCGTTCCATATCCCGGCGCGGGTTCAGTTCGATCGACCGGAGCCTGGCCCCTATAGCCAGACGGCAGCGCCGTACCACGAATGGTCGAAGGAAAGAGCTCCGTTTCCTCTGCGCCAAATCATTGACGCTTGGGGCGCATAG
- a CDS encoding SIR2 family protein has protein sequence MKMAPPPVPIEYQLIGLTEDGNAGDLLLGLDQKQGRVRLQALISEWLRMENLVVLTGSGTSVSAGGKTMANLETAVFETIEALPDVPASIGPIIKARRDAVWLANFIDEPTLGFEAWLSFVANALVIGQSKDAPFSGVTWPSTPAPSFDDLQWFVNHLRMSIFAECALSLPDKAMAKSIRETPPQLAFLSKLVARDSNLGRTHLFTLNYDTLFEQALELLGIQYFDGFTGRAAARFDPSVYGLDVYYPGEVAEGRVRRFDKFLHFYKLHGSIHWFEQDGEMRARHPDLAPFRAYVDLKPEEKAAALVDLAEGTASIGILPTANKFTQTLTMPYAHLFRSFQVRLGIPQTFLLVLGYGFGDDHVSRIIESALINPSLVMLVVEPNPESPVVERIRRYKDLGKRAFVLCPTDAAFAAATFKHATFDDFARSAMPDVQWLDDFLRLRRFEKQIASSAMPAEPDTGA, from the coding sequence ATGAAGATGGCGCCGCCGCCTGTACCCATCGAGTACCAGCTCATCGGTCTGACCGAAGACGGCAATGCTGGAGATCTCCTGCTTGGGCTTGACCAGAAACAGGGGCGAGTTCGCCTCCAAGCTCTGATCTCCGAATGGCTACGCATGGAAAACCTCGTGGTTTTGACGGGTTCCGGTACGTCGGTTTCAGCCGGCGGGAAGACCATGGCGAATCTTGAAACCGCTGTCTTCGAAACGATCGAGGCCCTCCCGGATGTGCCTGCCTCAATCGGCCCCATCATCAAGGCGCGGAGGGACGCCGTCTGGCTGGCTAATTTTATCGATGAACCGACGCTAGGTTTCGAAGCTTGGCTATCCTTCGTCGCCAACGCCTTGGTCATTGGCCAGTCGAAAGACGCACCATTCTCCGGTGTCACCTGGCCGAGCACACCCGCACCAAGCTTTGACGATCTCCAGTGGTTCGTAAACCATCTGCGCATGTCGATTTTCGCAGAATGCGCGCTGTCCTTGCCCGATAAGGCCATGGCGAAGTCGATAAGAGAGACCCCGCCGCAGCTCGCATTTCTCTCCAAGCTCGTCGCCCGAGATAGCAATCTCGGGCGAACTCATCTTTTCACGTTGAACTACGACACCCTGTTCGAGCAGGCGCTGGAGTTGCTCGGCATCCAGTATTTCGATGGGTTCACCGGCCGCGCCGCAGCGCGGTTCGATCCCTCCGTCTACGGCCTTGACGTCTATTATCCGGGGGAAGTCGCCGAAGGCCGAGTCCGGCGCTTCGACAAGTTCCTGCATTTTTACAAGCTGCATGGGTCAATTCACTGGTTCGAGCAAGATGGCGAGATGCGGGCGCGGCACCCCGACCTCGCGCCGTTCCGAGCCTATGTGGACTTGAAGCCGGAGGAGAAGGCAGCCGCACTCGTTGATCTTGCCGAGGGAACCGCATCGATCGGTATTCTGCCGACCGCGAATAAGTTCACGCAGACGCTGACGATGCCGTATGCGCATCTCTTCCGATCATTCCAAGTGCGCCTCGGCATCCCTCAGACGTTCCTGCTCGTCCTCGGCTACGGCTTCGGCGACGATCATGTCAGCCGAATCATCGAGAGTGCCTTGATCAACCCGTCGCTGGTTATGCTGGTGGTGGAGCCCAATCCGGAGAGCCCGGTCGTCGAGCGCATCCGGCGGTACAAGGACCTTGGCAAGCGCGCTTTCGTGTTGTGCCCGACCGACGCAGCCTTTGCGGCTGCCACGTTCAAGCACGCGACCTTTGATGATTTTGCGCGGTCAGCGATGCCCGACGTCCAATGGCTCGACGATTTCTTGCGTCTGCGTCGTTTTGAAAAGCAGATCGCCTCGTCTGCAATGCCCGCCGAACCCGATACGGGGGCTTGA
- a CDS encoding DUF3141 domain-containing protein, which produces MYGRDTLAEPMAGTAALGQSGPTGTGTPRQTRNAQGSAFSSDPGTFARDFLSYGRDVAERWILFWDTLRQRADNMLAHERAGKPALLDFDYEVLLDARRLERPANYALLRVTRVGDECLEDCLDAAKPPVVILDPRAGHGPGIGGFKQDSEVGIALHQGHPVYFVTFYPEPAAGQTLADVLHVLRRFVEEVSWRHSGAAPVLYGNCQAGWAVTLLAANCAGLAGPAVLNGTPLSYWAGETGINPMRIAAGFEGGAWLTHLLADLGDGRFDGAFLVQNFEGLKPEAVWEKYANLYAHMDTERERFLAFERWWGGYYFLSREEILAIVENFFVGNRLEQGRVRICEGCHADLRRIRNPLVIFASYGDNITPPHQALGWLPIVYQDTEDLKAAGQRIVYLINRHVGHLGIFVSAKVARLEHRAILESLPRIETLPPGLYEMKIDNPSGDPDCREGAYQVRFEAREVSDIRFARQDPAFERVRDLSERNEAFYRTFVSPWVRALTTPWSAAMLETLHPMRTSRYLLSEGFMPWMRDVRWLAEQVAADRHPAAADNPFKVEEEHVVSRVAEGIEQGRRLRDALWERLFDSLYDGVGSAHPAGADPQHRSEGTGPQDTRSGLDFQAAGISRTAAIGEN; this is translated from the coding sequence ATGTATGGTCGCGACACGCTTGCCGAGCCTATGGCCGGCACGGCTGCGCTTGGACAATCCGGACCGACTGGCACCGGAACCCCGCGGCAAACCCGAAATGCCCAAGGGAGCGCCTTCTCCAGCGATCCCGGAACGTTCGCTCGCGATTTCTTGTCCTATGGCAGGGACGTGGCCGAGCGCTGGATCCTGTTCTGGGACACGCTGCGCCAGCGGGCCGACAACATGCTGGCGCACGAGCGCGCCGGTAAGCCGGCTCTGCTCGACTTCGACTATGAGGTCCTGCTCGATGCCCGCCGGCTCGAGCGTCCGGCAAACTATGCCCTCCTGCGCGTGACCCGCGTGGGGGACGAGTGCCTGGAAGATTGTCTGGACGCGGCCAAGCCGCCCGTGGTGATCCTCGACCCGCGCGCCGGCCACGGCCCCGGCATCGGTGGCTTCAAGCAGGACTCCGAGGTCGGCATCGCCCTGCACCAGGGGCACCCCGTCTATTTCGTCACCTTCTATCCAGAGCCCGCCGCGGGGCAGACGCTCGCCGACGTGCTTCACGTGCTGCGGCGGTTCGTCGAGGAGGTGTCATGGCGACATTCCGGCGCCGCGCCTGTGCTCTATGGGAACTGCCAGGCCGGCTGGGCGGTGACGCTGCTCGCCGCGAACTGCGCGGGGCTGGCCGGACCGGCCGTGCTGAACGGGACCCCTCTGTCCTACTGGGCCGGCGAGACCGGCATCAACCCCATGCGCATCGCCGCCGGCTTCGAGGGCGGGGCGTGGTTGACACACCTTCTCGCCGACCTCGGGGACGGACGCTTCGACGGCGCCTTTCTGGTGCAGAACTTCGAGGGGCTGAAGCCCGAGGCGGTATGGGAGAAGTACGCGAACCTCTATGCCCACATGGATACTGAGCGGGAGCGGTTCCTCGCCTTCGAGCGCTGGTGGGGCGGCTATTACTTCCTGAGCCGCGAGGAGATCCTCGCCATCGTGGAGAACTTCTTCGTCGGCAACAGGCTGGAGCAGGGCCGCGTCCGGATCTGCGAAGGGTGCCATGCGGATCTCAGGCGCATCCGCAACCCGCTCGTGATCTTCGCATCCTATGGCGACAACATCACGCCGCCCCATCAGGCGCTCGGCTGGTTACCGATCGTGTACCAGGATACGGAAGATCTCAAGGCGGCGGGCCAGCGCATCGTCTATCTCATCAACCGCCATGTGGGTCACCTCGGCATCTTCGTTTCCGCAAAGGTTGCGCGGCTGGAGCATCGGGCCATCCTCGAGAGCCTGCCGCGGATCGAGACGCTCCCGCCCGGCCTCTACGAGATGAAGATCGACAATCCGTCCGGCGATCCCGATTGCCGTGAGGGCGCCTATCAGGTCCGCTTCGAGGCGCGCGAGGTGTCCGACATCCGCTTCGCCCGGCAGGACCCTGCCTTCGAGCGCGTGCGCGACCTGTCGGAGCGCAACGAAGCCTTCTACCGCACGTTCGTCAGCCCCTGGGTACGGGCGCTGACGACGCCCTGGTCGGCGGCGATGCTTGAGACGCTGCACCCAATGCGCACCAGCCGCTACCTGTTGTCGGAAGGCTTTATGCCCTGGATGCGCGATGTCCGATGGCTCGCGGAGCAGGTCGCCGCCGACCGGCATCCGGCCGCAGCGGACAACCCCTTCAAGGTCGAGGAGGAGCACGTCGTCTCGCGCGTCGCCGAGGGGATCGAGCAGGGCCGGCGCCTGCGGGACGCCCTGTGGGAGCGCCTCTTCGACAGTCTCTATGACGGCGTGGGCAGTGCCCACCCAGCCGGTGCGGACCCACAGCACAGGAGTGAGGGCACAGGGCCACAGGATACACGGAGCGGTTTGGATTTCCAGGCGGCCGGCATCAGCCGGACCGCAGCGATAGGAGAGAACTGA
- a CDS encoding type II toxin-antitoxin system VapC family toxin, whose translation MTRYLLDTNIISNIVKPQPSASLLAWMATQRDEDLFIASLTVAEIRRGILEKPRGKKRDALDAWFVGPEGPQALFTGRILSFDAKAGLIWARLMAEGKVAGRPRSGLDMIIAAVAGANECVVVTDNEKDFAGLQIINPLRGGLEGEK comes from the coding sequence GTGACGCGCTATCTCCTCGATACCAACATCATCAGCAATATCGTCAAGCCGCAGCCGTCGGCGTCGTTGCTGGCTTGGATGGCAACACAGCGCGACGAGGACCTGTTTATTGCGTCATTGACCGTCGCTGAAATTCGACGTGGCATTCTGGAAAAGCCCCGCGGCAAGAAACGCGATGCGCTCGACGCCTGGTTTGTCGGGCCGGAGGGGCCGCAGGCCCTGTTCACGGGCCGCATTTTATCCTTCGACGCCAAGGCCGGCCTGATCTGGGCGCGGCTGATGGCGGAGGGCAAGGTGGCGGGTCGTCCCCGTAGCGGACTCGACATGATCATCGCCGCCGTCGCCGGTGCGAATGAATGCGTCGTGGTGACTGACAACGAGAAGGACTTCGCCGGGCTCCAGATCATCAATCCGTTGCGTGGCGGCCTGGAGGGGGAAAAATGA
- a CDS encoding Spy/CpxP family protein refolding chaperone codes for MTTFRNLMLAGALLLSTPGFAEDAHHPPEAQPAAPQAAAPAPQPSQATPTPGGPQGMMGPGMMGMMGQGGMGMMGGGNAGAGMGMSQMMDPDRIAGRIAFLKAELKITEAQQPLWSAFTEALKANRAMMGDMQEMMMAAQGGSAPTLPQRIDGHERMLVARLEAVRRLKAALGPLYASFDEAQKRTADQLMMPGGMGPM; via the coding sequence ATGACGACGTTTCGCAATCTGATGCTCGCCGGCGCGCTGCTGCTCTCGACGCCGGGCTTCGCCGAGGACGCGCACCATCCGCCGGAGGCCCAGCCTGCTGCGCCCCAGGCTGCCGCGCCGGCACCGCAGCCATCTCAGGCCACGCCGACGCCAGGTGGCCCTCAAGGCATGATGGGGCCGGGCATGATGGGGATGATGGGCCAGGGTGGCATGGGCATGATGGGCGGCGGAAACGCAGGGGCCGGCATGGGGATGAGCCAGATGATGGACCCCGACCGCATCGCAGGGCGCATCGCCTTCCTGAAGGCCGAACTGAAGATCACTGAGGCGCAGCAGCCCCTGTGGAGCGCATTCACGGAAGCGCTCAAGGCCAATCGCGCCATGATGGGTGACATGCAGGAGATGATGATGGCCGCGCAGGGCGGCTCGGCGCCGACCCTGCCGCAGCGGATCGACGGTCACGAGCGCATGCTCGTCGCCCGCCTCGAAGCGGTGCGCCGCCTCAAGGCCGCGCTCGGGCCGCTCTACGCGTCGTTCGACGAAGCGCAGAAGCGCACGGCGGACCAGCTCATGATGCCGGGTGGAATGGGCCCCATGTGA
- a CDS encoding ParB/RepB/Spo0J family partition protein, producing MATAVQKITLSSSRDIPFNKLVLSQANVRRVKAGVSIEELAEDIARRGLLQGLNVRAVVDPDGVETGMYEIPAGGRRYRALELLVKRKRLARTAPVPCIVREGGIAEEDSLAENVQRAPLHPLDQFRAFLALREKGQSEEEIAAAFFVSVAVVKQRLKLASLSPTLLDTYAEDGLTLDQLMAFTVSGDHERQEQVLERLAQAYDKQPYVIRRMLTEGAVRASDKRARFIGIEAYEMAGGTVLRDLFQGDDGGWLQDVPLVDRMVAEKLVAEADVIRSEGWKWIEVAPDFAYGHTYGLRQLRGEPMHLTEAEEAAREAAQGEYDRLSEEHADVDELPEEVDARLGALEAMLEAFEARPLAFDPAEVARAGAFVSIAQDGKLRVERGFVRPEDEVPVEEDHDPSIETDGANLVASSPRQEAAAGDAPGEPEEEDGLTPISDRLLTELTTHRTLGLRHSLGEQPDVAFLAAVHALTLKAFYAYGSDSCLELDLKSVSFNAQAPGLNDSVSAESIRVRHESWAKALPKEPGTLWDTLSGWDHDSRAALFAHVVSLSVNAVHEAWNRRPRAFAHADRLAQAVSLDMAAVGWKPTVDTFLGRVTKARILQAVTEAKGERPAERIAHLKKGDMAREAETLLADSGWLPEALRTQPLDTVGEETAETDGETAMADSEDLADTEEPEAISSSIAAE from the coding sequence ATGGCCACGGCCGTTCAGAAGATCACCCTTTCGTCCTCCCGCGACATCCCTTTCAACAAGCTGGTGCTGAGTCAGGCCAACGTCCGCCGGGTGAAGGCGGGCGTCTCCATCGAGGAACTCGCCGAGGACATCGCCCGGCGCGGCCTGCTCCAGGGCCTCAATGTCCGAGCCGTGGTCGATCCCGACGGCGTCGAGACCGGCATGTATGAGATCCCGGCCGGCGGGCGGCGCTATCGGGCGCTGGAGCTGCTGGTGAAGCGCAAGCGCCTCGCCAGGACGGCCCCGGTGCCATGCATTGTCCGTGAGGGCGGCATCGCCGAGGAGGATTCCCTCGCCGAGAATGTCCAGCGCGCGCCGCTCCATCCCCTCGACCAGTTCCGTGCCTTTCTCGCTCTGCGGGAGAAGGGCCAGTCCGAGGAGGAGATCGCCGCCGCCTTCTTCGTCTCGGTCGCGGTGGTGAAGCAGCGGCTGAAGCTCGCCTCGCTCTCTCCGACGCTCCTCGACACCTATGCCGAGGATGGCCTCACCCTCGACCAGCTCATGGCCTTCACCGTATCGGGCGACCATGAACGGCAGGAGCAGGTGCTGGAGCGTCTCGCCCAAGCTTACGACAAGCAGCCCTATGTCATCCGGCGCATGCTGACGGAGGGCGCGGTGCGGGCATCCGACAAGCGGGCCCGCTTCATCGGCATCGAGGCCTACGAGATGGCCGGCGGCACGGTGCTGCGCGACCTGTTCCAGGGCGATGACGGTGGCTGGCTGCAGGATGTGCCCCTCGTCGACCGGATGGTGGCCGAGAAGCTCGTCGCCGAGGCCGACGTGATCCGGAGCGAGGGTTGGAAGTGGATCGAGGTCGCGCCGGACTTCGCCTATGGCCACACCTATGGCCTACGCCAATTGCGGGGCGAGCCCATGCATTTGACCGAAGCGGAGGAGGCTGCGCGGGAGGCAGCCCAGGGGGAATACGATCGTCTGTCCGAAGAACATGCCGATGTCGACGAGCTTCCCGAAGAGGTCGACGCGCGGCTCGGGGCACTCGAGGCGATGCTGGAGGCCTTCGAAGCGCGTCCTCTCGCGTTCGATCCGGCGGAGGTCGCCCGGGCCGGCGCCTTCGTCAGCATCGCACAGGATGGAAAGCTCCGGGTGGAACGGGGTTTCGTCCGCCCGGAGGACGAGGTGCCGGTCGAGGAGGACCATGACCCTTCCATCGAGACCGACGGTGCCAACCTCGTGGCCTCATCCCCTCGGCAGGAGGCGGCAGCAGGCGATGCTCCTGGCGAGCCCGAGGAGGAGGACGGCCTCACCCCCATCTCCGACCGGCTGCTCACGGAGCTGACCACCCACCGCACCCTCGGCCTGCGCCATTCGCTGGGCGAGCAGCCTGACGTCGCCTTCCTTGCCGCGGTCCATGCCCTGACGCTGAAAGCTTTCTACGCCTATGGCTCGGACAGCTGCCTTGAGCTCGATCTCAAGAGCGTCTCGTTCAATGCCCAGGCGCCGGGCCTCAATGACAGCGTCTCCGCCGAGTCCATTCGTGTCCGGCATGAGAGCTGGGCCAAGGCTCTGCCGAAGGAGCCGGGCACGCTCTGGGACACCTTGAGCGGGTGGGACCACGACAGCCGGGCCGCACTGTTCGCCCATGTGGTGAGCCTCTCGGTCAATGCGGTGCATGAGGCCTGGAACCGCCGTCCCCGCGCCTTCGCCCATGCCGATAGGCTGGCGCAGGCGGTGTCGCTCGACATGGCAGCCGTCGGATGGAAGCCCACGGTGGACACCTTCCTCGGCAGGGTCACCAAGGCCCGCATCCTGCAGGCGGTGACCGAGGCCAAGGGGGAGCGCCCGGCCGAGCGGATCGCCCACCTCAAGAAGGGCGACATGGCCCGGGAGGCCGAGACCCTCCTCGCCGACAGCGGCTGGCTCCCGGAGGCGCTGCGGACCCAGCCCTTGGACACCGTCGGCGAGGAAACGGCGGAGACCGACGGCGAAACGGCCATGGCCGACAGCGAAGACCTCGCCGACACTGAGGAGCCCGAAGCGATCTCCTCCTCGATCGCTGCCGAATAA
- a CDS encoding DUF2933 domain-containing protein yields the protein MSLHDDTGHMPRPGNDTGTRAPHRSFWRSPGGIVAIGFLLAVAFLLFSEHRVHALGYLPFLLLLACPLMHMFMHHGHGHHAGHQPGERPPGPDGGNR from the coding sequence ATGTCCTTGCATGACGACACCGGCCATATGCCGCGGCCCGGCAATGACACCGGCACGCGCGCCCCGCACCGAAGCTTCTGGCGCTCGCCCGGCGGCATCGTCGCCATCGGCTTTCTTCTCGCGGTGGCCTTTCTTTTGTTCTCGGAGCACCGCGTCCATGCGCTGGGGTATCTGCCCTTCCTCCTGCTGCTCGCCTGCCCGCTGATGCACATGTTCATGCATCACGGCCACGGCCATCATGCGGGACACCAGCCAGGCGAACGGCCGCCGGGTCCCGATGGGGGCAACCGATGA
- a CDS encoding DUF2493 domain-containing protein, whose protein sequence is MSTEHDGPRHASSPTDHLLQELQLYGYRPSDDETDPRPLPDADRITGAIADIFDALIATLQDTRLEPDLPDLLWSTVHLFHRAAGRISGTLDDNEQGQRRSQQEQDGSEVRSAELERLIAEGQSLMERRNTFELMRDEAADAFERHTGSAWRPRSGSLVNHRHLTAALIDSRDFLAARRRAETEVMMPTGPKIAFSGGDTMDHTHIWAKLDQVRAKHPDMVLLHGGSPKGAERIAACWADARKVPQVAFKPDWTRHAKAAPFKRNDQMLSVMPIGVIIFPGTGIQDNLADKARKLGIPVYRFGSGGA, encoded by the coding sequence ATGAGCACCGAGCACGACGGACCCCGCCACGCTTCCTCTCCCACCGATCACCTGCTGCAGGAACTTCAGCTCTATGGCTACCGTCCCTCGGACGACGAAACGGATCCGCGGCCGCTTCCCGATGCCGACCGCATCACCGGCGCAATTGCCGACATCTTCGATGCCCTCATCGCGACGCTGCAAGACACTCGCCTCGAGCCGGACCTTCCCGATCTCCTGTGGTCGACCGTCCATCTCTTCCACCGTGCCGCCGGCCGTATCTCGGGCACCCTTGACGACAACGAGCAAGGCCAGCGCCGCAGCCAGCAGGAACAGGACGGCAGCGAGGTGCGCTCGGCGGAGCTGGAGCGACTCATCGCCGAGGGCCAGAGCCTCATGGAACGCCGCAACACCTTCGAGCTGATGCGCGACGAGGCTGCCGATGCCTTCGAACGGCACACCGGCTCAGCCTGGCGCCCGCGCTCCGGATCCCTGGTGAACCATCGGCACCTCACCGCAGCCCTCATCGACAGCCGCGATTTCCTCGCCGCCCGCAGGCGGGCTGAGACCGAGGTGATGATGCCCACAGGTCCGAAGATCGCCTTTTCCGGCGGCGACACGATGGACCACACGCACATCTGGGCGAAGCTCGATCAGGTCCGCGCGAAGCACCCTGACATGGTGCTGCTGCACGGTGGCTCGCCCAAGGGTGCCGAGAGGATCGCCGCCTGCTGGGCCGATGCCCGTAAGGTGCCGCAGGTCGCGTTCAAGCCCGACTGGACACGGCACGCCAAGGCCGCCCCCTTCAAGCGCAACGACCAGATGCTCTCGGTCATGCCCATCGGGGTCATTATCTTCCCCGGCACGGGCATCCAGGACAACCTCGCCGACAAGGCCCGCAAGCTCGGCATCCCGGTCTATCGGTTCGGGTCAGGCGGCGCATGA